One segment of Labrus mixtus chromosome 10, fLabMix1.1, whole genome shotgun sequence DNA contains the following:
- the LOC132982250 gene encoding ubiquitin-conjugating enzyme E2 D3-like isoform X1 translates to MALKRISKELTDLSRDPPAQCSAGPVGEDMFHWQATIMGPPDSPYQGGVFFLTIHFPTDYPFKPPKVAFTTRIYHPNINSNGSICLDILRSQWSPALTISKVLLSICSLLCDPNPDDPLVPEIARIYKTDPTKYNRLAREWTEKYAML, encoded by the exons ATGGCTTTAAAACGAATCAGCAAG GAATTAACCGATCTGTCCAGAGATCCTCCTGCTCAGTGCTCTGCCGGGCCCGTCGGTGAAGACA tgtttcattgGCAAGCTACTATTATGGGGCCG CCTGACAGTCCCTATCAGGGCGGAGTTTTTTTCCTGACTATACATTTCCCTACAGATTATCCCTTCAAACCACCCAAG GTCGCCTTCACAACAAGAATTTATCACCCAAATATTAACAGTAATGGCAGCATCTGCTTGGATATATTGAGATCACAGTGGTCTCCAGCATTAACTATCTCTAAAG TCCTTTTGTCCATTTGTTCTCTGTTATGTGACCCGAACCCTGACGACCCGCTAGTGCCAGAGATCGCCCGCATCTACAAAACAGACCCCACCAA GTATAACAGACTAGCCAGGGAGTGGACAGAGAAATATGCCATGCTGTGA
- the LOC132982250 gene encoding ubiquitin-conjugating enzyme E2 D3-like isoform X2, whose product MALKRISKELTDLSRDPPAQCSAGPVGEDMFHWQATIMGPPDSPYQGGVFFLTIHFPTDYPFKPPKVAFTTRIYHPNINSNGSICLDILRSQWSPALTISKVLLSICSLLCDPNPDDPLVPEIARIYKTDPTKYNRTAQEWTQKYAM is encoded by the exons ATGGCTTTAAAACGAATCAGCAAG GAATTAACCGATCTGTCCAGAGATCCTCCTGCTCAGTGCTCTGCCGGGCCCGTCGGTGAAGACA tgtttcattgGCAAGCTACTATTATGGGGCCG CCTGACAGTCCCTATCAGGGCGGAGTTTTTTTCCTGACTATACATTTCCCTACAGATTATCCCTTCAAACCACCCAAG GTCGCCTTCACAACAAGAATTTATCACCCAAATATTAACAGTAATGGCAGCATCTGCTTGGATATATTGAGATCACAGTGGTCTCCAGCATTAACTATCTCTAAAG TCCTTTTGTCCATTTGTTCTCTGTTATGTGACCCGAACCCTGACGACCCGCTAGTGCCAGAGATCGCCCGCATCTACAAAACAGACCCCACCAA GTACAACAGGACAGCTCAGGAATGGACTCAGAAATACGCCATGTGA